Proteins from a single region of Sphaerochaeta globosa str. Buddy:
- the istB gene encoding IS21-like element helper ATPase IstB, with product MEKRTMAQTKASLTGVGFKHVIPVLSELINAAEEQKLSYREFLNLLIENELTARNEKHRRRNLSGAHFPPNPRTLDEFDTRELESGITSTQLYQLKDLNWIDAHVNILFLGPPGVGKSMLAIGLGLEAVNAGYSVCFERMASLVDIIDTARVSRASNFRLKRIRKADLIIIDEIGFTPIKKDQANSFFNLVSEMYEKTSIIFTTNKEIGQWAEVMGDPILTTALLDRILHHSKCFSLRGESYRIKHPQEELQKL from the coding sequence ATGGAAAAGCGCACCATGGCACAAACCAAGGCATCCCTTACCGGAGTGGGTTTCAAGCATGTCATCCCCGTCCTCTCCGAGCTCATCAACGCCGCCGAGGAACAGAAACTGTCATACCGTGAGTTCCTCAACCTGCTCATCGAGAACGAACTGACGGCCAGGAACGAGAAGCATCGAAGGAGAAACCTCTCCGGTGCGCACTTCCCGCCGAATCCGCGCACCTTGGATGAATTCGATACCAGGGAGCTGGAGTCGGGCATCACCTCAACCCAGCTCTACCAGCTCAAGGACCTGAACTGGATAGACGCCCATGTCAACATACTCTTTCTGGGCCCGCCGGGTGTAGGCAAGAGCATGTTGGCAATAGGGCTCGGACTTGAGGCCGTCAATGCAGGGTATTCGGTCTGCTTCGAGAGGATGGCATCCCTGGTGGATATCATCGACACCGCAAGGGTGAGCAGGGCTTCCAATTTTCGGCTCAAGAGAATCCGCAAGGCTGACCTGATCATCATCGATGAGATCGGCTTCACCCCCATCAAGAAAGACCAGGCGAACAGCTTCTTCAACCTGGTCAGCGAGATGTACGAGAAGACATCGATCATATTCACGACCAACAAGGAGATCGGGCAGTGGGCTGAGGTGATGGGGGACCCGATTCTCACCACCGCCCTGTTGGACAGGATTCTTCATCATTCAAAATGTTTCTCGTTGAGAGGCGAATCATATCGGATAAAACACCCGCAGGAGGAATTGCAGAAGCTCTGA
- a CDS encoding DDE-type integrase/transposase/recombinase, translating into MATLLKQVEVMNTIIELKRQGIAQSDIAKVLRNMNLKPPSAPTIRKYYTMNDAPSASQLASPYQKDKAFDDPVCREIIISTLQANCNNKQLRISSLYDLLEEMLVDTGKMQSLPGNQQTLRNYCAHLRKTEQVTSPPVEARLCNYIESPPPGVQIQLDYGVQKINGGEHVHFLCIRMRYSRLLFVRAQDHRFNAVETCRTLFLFFVYIKGRPKELVIDQDSCMVVQETLGEIIATRDFQAFLHEQDIELRVLHKADPQSKGSVENLVAYVEKNYLSARLDQPAQKLIAGIADWCRRKNTRDLNKATHRLPMQQFLEEEQPALRPNLPSAYGGLAMLTGPVSIDKNRIITYKTNGYSVPPAYRFKAVYYRIVSGVMFVFSDEQGTLLIRQHQVAPAEVKYKTFIHPDDMRMPSLKWMNVKDTLLRRYPSPNMLHFLNGVCKENPHYREPQLSAILAWLDKQQPESAFLDSVLTRCCETFSYKVSQFQAIYGGLQKECSIHDELYADDGMQPSFITMPNGVGVQVRGSDAYQDLFQKKVQQTAMGGV; encoded by the coding sequence ATGGCAACGTTGCTGAAGCAGGTAGAAGTAATGAACACAATCATCGAACTGAAACGGCAGGGCATAGCCCAATCGGACATCGCAAAAGTGCTGCGGAACATGAATCTCAAGCCACCGTCAGCGCCGACGATCCGCAAGTACTACACCATGAATGATGCCCCATCGGCAAGCCAGTTGGCAAGCCCCTACCAGAAGGACAAAGCCTTCGACGATCCGGTTTGCAGGGAAATCATCATCAGCACCCTGCAAGCCAACTGCAACAACAAGCAGCTGCGGATAAGCTCGTTGTACGACCTGCTGGAAGAGATGCTGGTGGATACGGGAAAGATGCAATCCCTGCCCGGCAACCAGCAGACGCTTCGCAATTATTGCGCACATCTGAGAAAAACCGAACAGGTCACGAGCCCTCCCGTCGAGGCAAGGCTCTGCAATTACATCGAGTCGCCTCCCCCTGGAGTGCAGATCCAGCTCGACTACGGCGTCCAGAAAATCAACGGGGGGGAGCATGTGCACTTCCTCTGCATCAGGATGCGTTACAGCCGGCTCTTGTTCGTTCGGGCCCAGGACCATCGGTTCAATGCAGTGGAAACATGCCGGACGCTCTTCCTCTTCTTCGTCTACATCAAGGGAAGGCCGAAGGAACTTGTCATCGACCAGGACAGCTGCATGGTGGTCCAGGAAACCCTCGGGGAGATCATAGCGACAAGGGACTTCCAGGCATTCCTGCATGAGCAGGACATCGAGTTGAGGGTCCTTCACAAGGCCGACCCCCAGAGCAAGGGAAGTGTTGAGAATCTAGTTGCTTATGTAGAGAAGAATTACTTAAGTGCAAGGCTGGACCAACCGGCCCAGAAACTCATTGCAGGAATTGCCGACTGGTGCAGGAGGAAGAACACCAGGGATCTCAACAAGGCAACCCACAGATTGCCGATGCAGCAATTCCTTGAGGAGGAGCAGCCGGCCTTGAGGCCGAACCTGCCGTCGGCCTATGGAGGCTTGGCCATGCTGACGGGACCGGTCTCGATAGACAAGAACCGCATCATCACCTACAAGACAAACGGGTACTCGGTACCGCCCGCCTACCGTTTCAAGGCTGTCTACTACCGCATAGTGAGTGGTGTCATGTTCGTCTTTTCCGATGAGCAGGGGACCCTGCTCATACGCCAGCATCAGGTTGCACCAGCGGAGGTCAAGTACAAAACCTTCATCCATCCGGACGACATGAGAATGCCTTCCCTCAAGTGGATGAATGTCAAGGATACCTTGCTGCGAAGATATCCCAGCCCGAACATGCTGCATTTCCTCAATGGGGTCTGCAAGGAGAACCCACACTACCGGGAACCACAGCTGAGTGCCATTCTTGCATGGCTGGATAAGCAACAACCCGAGTCAGCCTTTCTGGATTCGGTGCTGACCCGCTGCTGCGAGACGTTCAGCTACAAGGTCTCCCAGTTCCAGGCAATCTACGGCGGGCTTCAGAAGGAATGTTCCATCCATGATGAACTGTACGCAGATGACGGCATGCAGCCCTCGTTCATCACCATGCCCAACGGGGTAGGCGTGCAGGTCAGGGGCTCCGATGCCTACCAGGATCTTTTCCAGAAGAAGGTGCAGCAGACTGCAATGGGGGGTGTGTGA
- a CDS encoding helix-turn-helix domain-containing protein, whose protein sequence is MMFWDRINALLATHRMTQTDLAKALNVTTSYVSVSISRGTIPRGDFLIAASDYFGVTPHWLMTGEDKNAIDVKYAVVINNERIMDIGYFLTKCDSDFVDLVQELVEHEFSHQKTIW, encoded by the coding sequence ATGATGTTTTGGGATAGAATCAATGCCTTGCTAGCGACACACAGAATGACTCAAACGGATTTAGCTAAGGCTTTAAACGTAACAACCTCGTATGTTTCAGTCTCAATCAGCAGAGGAACAATCCCAAGGGGAGACTTTCTCATCGCTGCGTCTGATTATTTTGGAGTAACCCCACATTGGCTCATGACTGGAGAGGACAAGAATGCAATCGATGTGAAATACGCAGTAGTTATCAACAACGAGCGAATCATGGATATCGGGTATTTTCTCACCAAATGTGATAGCGACTTTGTTGATCTCGTGCAAGAGCTAGTCGAACATGAATTTTCCCATCAAAAGACTATTTGGTAA
- a CDS encoding IS3 family transposase, with the protein MYGLSRLHAVMTSNGSTISEKVVLRFMHEENLVVPSVKRKKYSSYKGELSPEVENIIKRDFHAENPNEKWLSDITEFSIPAGKVYLSPVIDCFDGYVTSWTRGTSPNAELVNSMLDGAVGTLEDGEHPLVHTDRGSHYRWPGWIERMDNAGLVRSMSKKGCSPDNSACEGFFGRLKNEMFYSRSWFGVSIEEFCALLDDYIYWYNEKRIKMSLGGRSPLEYRRSLGLVS; encoded by the coding sequence GTGTACGGGTTATCGCGACTGCATGCAGTCATGACATCCAATGGAAGCACCATTTCAGAGAAGGTGGTTCTTCGCTTTATGCACGAGGAAAACCTTGTCGTTCCTTCCGTGAAGAGAAAGAAGTACAGCTCATACAAGGGTGAGCTCAGCCCTGAGGTCGAGAACATCATCAAGCGTGACTTCCATGCCGAGAATCCGAATGAGAAATGGCTGAGCGACATCACGGAATTCAGCATTCCCGCCGGCAAAGTATATCTTTCTCCGGTGATTGATTGTTTTGACGGCTACGTCACCTCCTGGACCCGTGGTACGAGCCCCAATGCGGAGCTGGTGAACTCGATGCTGGATGGGGCTGTAGGAACACTGGAAGACGGTGAGCACCCATTGGTCCATACCGATCGGGGGAGTCATTACCGTTGGCCCGGCTGGATTGAGAGAATGGATAATGCCGGGTTGGTTCGTTCAATGTCGAAGAAAGGCTGCTCACCCGACAATTCGGCATGCGAAGGTTTTTTCGGCCGATTGAAGAATGAGATGTTCTATTCCCGCTCATGGTTTGGTGTATCAATCGAAGAGTTTTGTGCACTGCTTGATGATTACATCTATTGGTATAATGAGAAACGAATCAAAATGTCCTTGGGAGGGCGGAGCCCTCTTGAGTACCGCAGGAGTCTTGGTCTAGTATCATAG